GAATCGACCTGGTGATTTGCTACTGATGCTGCGGTGAGTAAGGCAGCTTCTCGAAAAACATCACGCGGTGTAAGTTCTGGCTCCCTCAAAAGGTCGTTCATGGCTGTATTCATGCATTCAAAATCGATTAGCCGACTGTTTTTTATATCTGCTAATTCGACCAATCGCGCAATAGTATTTTCAAGTTGTCGCAAGTTCCCTGGCCATGTGGCACTGATTAGCAGGCGATAAGCATCTTCAGTTAGGCCCTCGACTGAAACTGGTTCTGCTAATTGGTGTTGTGAGTCTGTTTTACTAGAGTATGCGCGTTCGATTAACACCTTTGCCAAAGAAAAGCTTGCCCCCGCTGCTATATCGAGCCTGCGCGTGTCTATAGAAGAGAGAAAAAGTTGTAGACGCTCAAGTCGATAGGCAAAGTCTTCGCGAATACAGCCAGTCTCCACGAGCTCGTGCAATGGGCGATTAGTCGCAAAAATAAATCGAACATCGGCGACATGGCTATCGGCTTCGCCGACCCTTCTGTAAATTTTATTTTCGATAAAGGTTATCAGCTTGCCTTGTAGGTCCTGATCTATGCTCTGCAATTCGTCTATAAATAACGTGCCACTGTCTGCCAGCTTGACCAATCCCCACTTTTCCACGGCTCCAGTGTAGGCTCCAGCAACGGCGCCGAACAGTTCTGCTTGCACGAGCTCCGTTGACGAAAAATCTCGTGGTGTAATGCTAACAAATGGCCCGCGTCTTTGAGAAAGTTTATGCAGCGCTCGGGCTAATCTAGTTTTGCCGCTACCAGTGGGCCCAATGATTAGGGCGTTTTCGTTTGTGTAGCTGGCATAGCGCGGCAACCACTGCATCCACGTGTGTTGGCTCTTCGGATCGCACATAATAGGCACCCAGTCATCCTCCCATAAATGTGGCAATGGGCATTGACCGGATTCTCTCCGCTTCATCTCAGATATTACAAGAGGAAGAAGGTCTAGAAGCTGTTGCTCAAGTGTAGCAATAGTTGGCATACCGGATGGAGGCGCGATAGCGACGTTATCGATGAGACCGGAAGGTTTTAGTGATGAGCTATCCTTAAATAGAAGTGCGCCGACATAAGTTAGTTTTAAGGGATTGGACAGTGCTATAATGATGTAAATGTCGTTGTCGAATCTTTCGCGGAGTTGACTTAATAGGGCGCGAAGCCAGACGAGATCGCTTACTGCCATCCTGGCGTCAATATGCGCTATTAATACGTCGGGCCTTTCGGAGAACACTTTCGACCGCGCTTCCATGGGCGAGGTGGAGGTGATTTGCATGTTCTTGTAGTGAGAGGCGGCGGCAGAGCTGCGCAAGATGGCCGCGAGATATCTAGCATAGTCGGGAGAGCCTAGGATGCAAATGTCGAGGGAGAAAGAGTCTAACTGTTGGTTTGCGCTATGCGTGGATTGCTGCCCGGACATGTTGCGATCCTTCTATTAGTTATACTGACTTTCCATTGTTTGTACTAGCTTCTAGCATCTGAAGCAGCAAAGGCACGTTAGTGCCGAGCTTAGCTGCGCACACCCGCAAGTTACCGAGCGATTCATCCAGCGTTTTTCGAGCAAGCAGTGGATCGGGTAAGGCGTTCTGGGCAAAAAAGCACTTCTCCCATGCGTCTTTTATGTCGACTGCAAGGGTAAGGGGAAGCTCTATCGGTCCTTGGGACTGTTTGCGGCGAGTATGGCTTGTTGGGTTATCCCCGCTGGCGACGGCTTGGTAAACAGATTCCGTTATTACTGCACGAAGCTCCTTTATGTTTCCAGGCCATTCGTTAGCTATTAATTCCTTTAAGAAAGTTTGTGTAAGTTCAACCTTATGATGCGAATTAACAACGGCTTCCTCTATAAACTGTTGCACTAAGGGAAAAAAATCAGCAGACCTTTCTCTAAGAGGCGGAACCTCGACTGTAGGTATATCGAGCAGTTTTTTCCATCCCATGGCTGTCCTGCGACACTTAGTGCCCACTACGAGTGTAGTGTATTCGCCAACATGCCGATTTGTCGAGAGAGCTTGGCGGTTTTCGAGAACGCTGTTAAGGAGTTCGCCAATTGGATCGAATTCCACATGATCAATAAACACTACGTTTCCATATGATAGAAGTGGCTCAATGCGGGGATCTCTAGGGTTGCCAAATAGAGAAGATAGAACATCTGTCCAAATTTCGAGGTCGATTTCGGTAACGAATGTTTTGTTTTTACGCATAGCTGCATAGTGGCGTGCTAGGGTATTTCGTCCAGCCCCCGCCTCACCGACTATGACAAATACGTCTATCGGTCGTATTGCGAGAGATTTAATTTCGTTCACGCAGGCTTTAAAACTATCGGATTGGCAGATTAGGTGTTGTTGCGAATTATGTGCATTAGCTGCAGATGTCTGACTGTTAACTAATGCAAGCCGGTCGAGCTCTGCTTGTGCAGCTAGCAGCACTCTTTCCAAGCTTTGTTGAGAGCTCATCTCTATATAATCGATTGCTCCGTACTTTATGGCGGTTACTGCCACATTCAGGCTTGGTTCGTCTGTATACAAAATGGCACTAACAGGTTCGTTCTGTATTTCGGCAAGAATATCCATCGCCGATCCTACATCGCCCAGAACATAGTCGATGATGAGTAGTCTCGGTTTGCGTTCCAGGATTATTTCCAACATGTTTCTCGAAGGTTTAAGTCGAAAACATGACCATTTGCGTGCCGATAGTCGTTGTTCGAGTTCCCGAGCAAAGTTTTGTTTCTCAGGTTCCCGTTCGTTCAGTATAATGCACACATCGAATTGCACGGAAATCATATTAATCAAATATCCTTTGTCGAACCAATAATTTTCACGTGCCTAATATACACCATAGTGAGTCTAAATATATACTAGGGCGTTGGATTAGACGTGTCCGATAGATTTTTTGTAGAACCTAAGTTAAGACGCTTCATCCGATTGCGTTGATTCCAGAGTGATAGATAAGAGGCATTGGGAAGATTTATGCGCGATATACTAGTAGTTGAGGATGGTGCTAGTGAGAGGGAACGCCTTGAAAGGTTGTTCCTCGATGCGAATTTTTCAGTGGACGCTGTTGAGAGCGTTCAGGAGGCCGAGAGGTTGTTGAATTTGGATAAATATCGCTTGGCTATCCTGGACATAGGCTTAAGCGATAAATCCGGATCTTATTTATTTGAATCCTTGAGGCGTTCAAAACGCGCTTCTTATGTGATAATTTTGACAGGCAATCCTTCTGTCCATCTAAAACAGAGATTCCTAGATGAGGGTGCGTCCGCCTATATAGTTAAGGCGTCAGCTGCG
This genomic interval from Deltaproteobacteria bacterium contains the following:
- a CDS encoding response regulator gives rise to the protein MRDILVVEDGASERERLERLFLDANFSVDAVESVQEAERLLNLDKYRLAILDIGLSDKSGSYLFESLRRSKRASYVIILTGNPSVHLKQRFLDEGASAYIVKASAAAENRAILETVQGLLGSVSLQTTKGISLEDFLRLCVNGPSRGLFLNDSGEIPACTYCGCSDYIVSFADKTQLPPVVEGRVICGSCKKEMNPKIG
- a CDS encoding sigma 54-interacting transcriptional regulator, with the protein product MSGQQSTHSANQQLDSFSLDICILGSPDYARYLAAILRSSAAASHYKNMQITSTSPMEARSKVFSERPDVLIAHIDARMAVSDLVWLRALLSQLRERFDNDIYIIIALSNPLKLTYVGALLFKDSSSLKPSGLIDNVAIAPPSGMPTIATLEQQLLDLLPLVISEMKRRESGQCPLPHLWEDDWVPIMCDPKSQHTWMQWLPRYASYTNENALIIGPTGSGKTRLARALHKLSQRRGPFVSITPRDFSSTELVQAELFGAVAGAYTGAVEKWGLVKLADSGTLFIDELQSIDQDLQGKLITFIENKIYRRVGEADSHVADVRFIFATNRPLHELVETGCIREDFAYRLERLQLFLSSIDTRRLDIAAGASFSLAKVLIERAYSSKTDSQHQLAEPVSVEGLTEDAYRLLISATWPGNLRQLENTIARLVELADIKNSRLIDFECMNTAMNDLLREPELTPRDVFREAALLTAASVANHQVDSLETCLMELEENIRNKALELAGGDIEVAAKFIKDSKKAMELFSATRQLL